One genomic segment of Deltaproteobacteria bacterium includes these proteins:
- a CDS encoding beta-propeller domain-containing protein: MKTIRRLGVVAVLAAVWACGGGPETGSPGLTPGQTDFTNDEPANSNQGGRYGEEGPMAGMAEGDSTSKAAPNAAPPGAPPQGRTGEVEEADIYKVDQNRLFYLNTYRGFVIYDVADPKKPQRLSRLPVYGYPIEMFISKTTVYALLRDALYLTQENGRLEFKRHNVSQLVAIDISDLKNPKVLKTVDIFGQLREGVSRKIEDTVYVVSYQSQSYWWGWGYSRPQKEQPKEQAWVYSFNVADPKNPALVDKLQVFEGGSYQFRDPLTGSSASKNFTGVSISATSNALMVVENWQKWGYSNSSPGAYKCGSYQSSQTAAVSIVDISDPKGKIKLYTKFETDGQLTDQFKQTYVFDKVNNTGTYFGIFARQEWNSQNCEGGRFVRNTMESWDITNGASPKRISELSFGKPNETVRGTTYDVERQVAYAITAEAVDPLYVISFADRKNLKVLSAIDGLSGDMNVFRLIQNNQFLMGIGRDNSKSCTGFGSATTGWATNVAVSLIDVRDLTKIRLVQRKCVAVKNAEWVGSELNWNLDQAHKMIGMFSDDRANVISVPVYYYSKSDNSGWWWYDYKTAVGLMAWDLTKYDSTKSELDQQVLTNFGTVIHPHGQVDRSVVFTHKGATDRRMMINLSDTHISVVDVNDLSNPVLQSVVEVAPYHSQLFKFGKYIVEHTKTDPWGYWGGGSKSELRVKAAGGELEDSATVATLSLGGVQQVIQHKNSLVFFRYRRDQNRTGKTGPYGTPYEDKTEVLVYDFSNPAAPKQAGTVVLPYAMLPYYRFWCGMDGFWGGYWFDSGNDRTWTVMDGGLAFLRYVYDYQSRQSSQKLVVLDLRNLAAPKVHDFALSGTTGWEFLGLAPDPVDTQGFFLTYRTKVGETMINGYAAASYKYYAQVWSPSGASYSGGAAINLPGRLIKVWKNAGQKLFLTHDYIYRAMPTTTKYPQWRYDFRVNLLRQISPLGKPMAELLDTRLFTSFMLKDLVVDGSKLFINARHDWYYLQTNNIAWQDQSDHLMIFDLSKLTMNEVYSAPTGTYQVQLMGTYKGQLFVNLPGDGILVVDLTNPAKPFGRQFLRTLGYATQIEFVGDEAYVPAGYFGVYRLPLASPSFLPTT; the protein is encoded by the coding sequence ATGAAAACGATCAGACGACTTGGCGTGGTGGCTGTACTGGCGGCCGTTTGGGCCTGCGGCGGCGGTCCGGAGACCGGCAGTCCGGGGCTCACCCCGGGCCAGACTGACTTCACCAACGACGAACCGGCGAACAGCAACCAGGGGGGTCGGTACGGCGAGGAAGGCCCGATGGCCGGCATGGCGGAGGGGGACTCGACCAGCAAGGCCGCCCCGAACGCCGCACCTCCGGGGGCCCCTCCGCAGGGGCGCACGGGCGAGGTCGAGGAAGCGGACATCTACAAGGTGGATCAGAACCGCCTCTTCTATCTCAACACCTATCGGGGCTTCGTGATCTACGACGTCGCGGATCCGAAGAAGCCGCAGCGCCTCTCCCGCCTCCCCGTCTACGGCTACCCGATCGAGATGTTCATCTCCAAGACGACGGTCTACGCGCTCCTTCGGGACGCGCTCTATCTCACGCAGGAGAACGGGCGCCTCGAGTTCAAGCGCCACAACGTCTCGCAGCTCGTGGCCATCGACATCAGCGACCTGAAGAACCCGAAGGTGCTGAAGACGGTGGATATCTTCGGTCAGCTCCGCGAGGGCGTCTCCCGCAAGATCGAGGACACCGTCTACGTGGTCTCCTACCAGTCGCAGAGCTACTGGTGGGGCTGGGGCTATTCGCGCCCGCAGAAGGAGCAGCCCAAGGAGCAGGCCTGGGTCTACTCCTTCAACGTGGCCGACCCCAAGAACCCAGCGCTCGTGGATAAGCTCCAGGTCTTCGAGGGAGGCAGCTACCAGTTCCGCGACCCCCTCACCGGCTCGAGCGCCAGCAAGAACTTCACCGGCGTGTCCATCTCCGCCACCTCGAACGCGCTGATGGTGGTCGAGAACTGGCAGAAGTGGGGCTACTCGAACAGCAGCCCGGGGGCCTACAAGTGCGGCAGCTACCAGAGCAGCCAGACCGCCGCCGTTTCCATCGTCGACATCAGCGACCCGAAGGGCAAGATCAAGCTCTACACGAAGTTCGAGACCGACGGTCAGCTCACGGATCAGTTCAAGCAGACCTACGTCTTCGACAAGGTCAACAACACCGGCACGTACTTCGGCATCTTCGCGCGCCAGGAGTGGAACAGCCAGAACTGCGAAGGCGGCCGCTTCGTGCGCAACACGATGGAGAGCTGGGACATCACGAACGGCGCCAGCCCGAAGCGCATCTCGGAGCTCTCCTTCGGCAAGCCGAACGAGACGGTGCGCGGGACGACCTACGACGTGGAGCGCCAGGTGGCCTACGCCATCACCGCCGAGGCCGTGGACCCGCTCTACGTCATCTCCTTCGCCGACCGCAAGAACCTGAAGGTGCTCTCGGCCATCGACGGCCTCTCGGGGGACATGAACGTCTTCCGCCTGATCCAGAACAACCAGTTCCTGATGGGCATCGGCCGCGACAACAGCAAGAGCTGCACCGGCTTCGGCTCGGCGACGACGGGCTGGGCCACGAACGTGGCGGTGAGCCTCATCGACGTGCGCGACCTGACCAAGATCCGCCTCGTGCAGCGCAAGTGCGTGGCGGTGAAGAACGCCGAATGGGTGGGCTCGGAGCTGAACTGGAACCTGGACCAGGCCCACAAGATGATCGGCATGTTCTCCGACGACCGGGCGAACGTGATCAGCGTGCCCGTTTACTACTACAGCAAGTCGGATAATAGCGGCTGGTGGTGGTACGACTACAAGACGGCCGTGGGCCTGATGGCCTGGGACCTGACCAAGTACGACTCCACCAAGAGCGAGCTCGACCAGCAGGTGCTGACCAACTTCGGCACCGTGATCCACCCGCACGGCCAGGTGGATCGCTCGGTGGTCTTCACGCACAAGGGCGCCACCGACCGGCGCATGATGATCAACCTCTCCGACACGCACATCTCCGTGGTGGACGTGAACGACCTGTCGAACCCGGTGCTCCAGTCCGTGGTCGAGGTCGCGCCGTACCACAGCCAGCTCTTCAAGTTCGGCAAGTACATCGTCGAGCACACGAAGACCGACCCCTGGGGCTACTGGGGCGGCGGCAGCAAGAGCGAGCTGCGCGTGAAGGCGGCGGGCGGCGAGCTGGAGGATTCGGCGACCGTGGCCACGCTCAGCCTCGGCGGCGTGCAGCAGGTCATCCAGCACAAGAACAGCCTGGTCTTCTTCCGCTACCGTCGGGACCAGAACCGGACCGGCAAGACGGGGCCCTACGGCACGCCGTACGAGGACAAGACCGAGGTGCTGGTCTACGACTTCTCGAACCCCGCGGCGCCGAAGCAGGCCGGCACGGTGGTGCTCCCCTACGCCATGCTCCCGTACTACCGCTTCTGGTGCGGCATGGACGGCTTCTGGGGCGGCTACTGGTTCGACAGCGGCAACGACCGCACGTGGACCGTGATGGACGGGGGCCTCGCGTTCTTGCGCTACGTCTACGACTACCAGTCGCGGCAGAGCAGCCAGAAGCTGGTGGTCCTCGACCTGCGCAACCTCGCGGCGCCGAAGGTGCACGACTTCGCGCTCTCGGGCACGACGGGCTGGGAGTTCCTCGGCCTCGCTCCGGACCCGGTGGACACGCAGGGCTTCTTTTTGACCTACCGGACCAAGGTGGGCGAGACGATGATCAACGGCTACGCCGCGGCGAGCTACAAGTACTACGCGCAGGTCTGGTCTCCGAGCGGCGCGAGCTACAGCGGGGGCGCGGCGATCAACCTGCCCGGGCGGCTCATCAAGGTCTGGAAGAACGCGGGCCAGAAGCTGTTCCTGACCCACGACTACATCTACCGGGCGATGCCCACGACCACGAAGTACCCGCAGTGGCGCTACGACTTCCGCGTGAACCTGCTGCGGCAGATCTCGCCCCTCGGCAAGCCGATGGCCGAGCTTCTCGACACGCGGCTCTTCACGAGCTTCATGCTCAAGGATCTCGTGGTGGATGGCAGCAAGCTGTTCATCAACGCGCGGCACGACTGGTACTACCTGCAGACGAACAACATCGCGTGGCAGGATCAGTCGGACCACCTGATGATCTTCGACCTGTCGAAGCTCACCATGAACGAGGTCTACAGCGCGCCGACGGGGACCTACCAGGTGCAGCTGATGGGGACCTACAAGGGTCAGCTCTTCGTCAACCTGCCGGGGGACGGCATCCTGGTGGTGGACCTGACGAACCCGGCCAAGCCCTTCGGGCGGCAGTTCCTGCGCACCCTGGGCTACGCCACGCAGATCGAGTTCGTGGGCGACGAGGCCTACGTGCCGGCGGGCTACTTCGGCGTCTACCGCCTGCCGCTCGCCTCGCCGAGCTTCCTCCCGACCACGTAG
- a CDS encoding MarC family protein — MSGVIGEALAFALSTLTTLFFVVDPPAAVPLFLSMTANDPPEHKRRTAARAAVGAFVVLSCFAALGHALFRTLGISLGAFRIAGGLLLFLLAVDMLRAERSRQRTSPEEEAEGVDRPDVSIFPLAIPILAGPGATSTVMVVVSRAAKPWQYGIVFGSIALTALATYVIFRGGMRVERYLGRTGLNVLQRVMGLILAATAVQFVVEGIATVAPAVIAAMRRG, encoded by the coding sequence ATGAGCGGCGTGATCGGCGAGGCCCTGGCGTTTGCGCTCTCCACGCTCACGACGCTCTTCTTCGTCGTGGACCCGCCGGCGGCCGTGCCCCTCTTCCTGTCGATGACGGCCAACGACCCGCCCGAGCACAAGCGGCGCACGGCGGCACGGGCGGCGGTGGGGGCCTTCGTCGTGCTCTCCTGCTTCGCGGCCTTGGGTCACGCCCTCTTCCGCACGCTCGGCATCTCGCTCGGGGCCTTCCGCATCGCCGGGGGGCTGCTGCTCTTCCTCCTGGCCGTGGACATGCTGCGGGCCGAGCGGTCGCGCCAGCGCACCTCGCCCGAGGAGGAGGCCGAAGGGGTGGACCGACCCGACGTGTCGATCTTTCCGCTCGCGATTCCCATTCTGGCCGGGCCGGGGGCGACCTCGACGGTGATGGTCGTGGTGTCGCGCGCCGCCAAGCCCTGGCAGTACGGCATCGTCTTCGGGTCCATCGCGCTCACGGCGCTCGCCACCTACGTCATCTTCCGGGGTGGGATGCGCGTCGAGCGCTACCTCGGACGCACGGGCCTGAACGTGCTGCAGCGCGTGATGGGCCTCATCCTGGCCGCCACCGCGGTGCAGTTCGTGGTGGAAGGGATCGCCACGGTGGCGCCCGCGGTGATCGCGGCGATGCGCCGCGGGTAG
- a CDS encoding protein kinase: MNPQEFGKYRLRDRIAVGGTAEVFRAALVRPDGVEQTVVLKRVLPQHARDPRFRQLFREEALVVASLEHPNIVRIHDFGEMQGTCYLALEHVDGADLDTLLGPGGEELPGPPLAAYLAVQLASALEYIHGRTSPRGTPLRIVHRDISPHNILVSHRGEVKLADFGIARSALRSDKTVDGSIKGKFDYMSPEQATPGAEVDARTDLFALGAVLYQMLFGSPPFYSRNDVETLDAVRACRYRLDESWLSEPHRALVPILARCLRRAREERYPDAGALRRDLEAYLAELPHPSPDARTLAAWVTRARRAREAARPADVLVHALLGGTDPGRDDTAVVGAKEAAVAVGLVTPVPMTPTPITQIRPRTTATARPTPRPTERPADRSAERAVEPPPSRSAPSRSGPSRSTPDLVTPLPLPRAPRPPRRGTRLRSLLPLAAVALVTAGATILLTRLLGGGRPSDDDTRPSVTAPSTLSSRADASPARLAVPTQKPLAPSPPPRRADARPPPSSGAGETPTQLLVNSEPPGATVLLNGVVIGRAPLAYPAPAGAYEVEVVRSGYLPYRTTIPAGRGDQKLLAVLKRRGSTAPASHGFLTVNSIPWAKVFVDGRPVGITPLRSLKVGAGGHRVQLRDAQGKLLRTFVAQVPAGHTKVFSFDQSDP; the protein is encoded by the coding sequence ATGAACCCCCAAGAGTTCGGCAAGTACCGGCTACGGGACCGGATCGCGGTGGGGGGCACCGCCGAGGTCTTCCGCGCGGCGCTCGTGCGCCCCGATGGGGTCGAGCAGACGGTGGTCCTCAAGCGCGTGCTGCCGCAGCACGCCCGCGACCCTCGCTTTCGGCAGCTCTTCCGGGAAGAAGCACTCGTCGTCGCCTCGCTGGAGCACCCGAACATCGTCCGCATCCACGACTTCGGTGAGATGCAGGGCACGTGCTACCTCGCCCTCGAGCACGTGGACGGCGCCGACCTCGACACGCTGCTCGGGCCCGGGGGAGAGGAGCTACCGGGTCCGCCGCTCGCCGCCTACCTGGCGGTGCAGCTCGCCTCCGCCCTCGAGTACATCCACGGCCGCACGAGCCCGCGCGGCACGCCGCTCCGCATCGTCCACCGCGACATCTCGCCGCACAACATCTTAGTCTCCCACCGAGGGGAAGTGAAGCTCGCGGACTTCGGCATCGCCCGCTCGGCCCTGCGCTCGGACAAGACGGTCGACGGATCGATCAAGGGCAAGTTCGACTACATGTCCCCCGAGCAAGCCACGCCGGGGGCCGAGGTCGACGCGCGCACCGACCTCTTCGCGCTCGGCGCCGTGCTCTACCAGATGCTCTTCGGCTCGCCCCCTTTCTACAGTCGAAACGACGTCGAGACGCTGGACGCGGTGCGCGCCTGTCGCTACCGCCTCGACGAGAGCTGGCTCTCCGAGCCCCATCGCGCGCTCGTCCCCATCCTGGCCCGCTGCCTGCGCCGCGCCCGCGAGGAGCGCTATCCGGATGCTGGCGCGCTGCGACGCGACCTCGAGGCCTACCTGGCGGAGCTGCCGCACCCTTCGCCGGACGCGCGGACCCTCGCGGCCTGGGTGACGCGGGCCCGACGCGCCCGCGAGGCGGCACGCCCGGCGGACGTCCTGGTCCACGCGCTCCTCGGCGGAACCGACCCGGGACGCGACGACACCGCCGTCGTGGGCGCGAAGGAAGCGGCCGTCGCCGTAGGCCTCGTGACGCCCGTGCCCATGACGCCCACGCCCATCACGCAGATCCGCCCGCGCACCACGGCCACCGCTCGGCCGACGCCGAGGCCGACGGAGCGCCCGGCAGACCGATCGGCGGAGCGCGCCGTAGAGCCGCCGCCGTCCCGCTCGGCGCCCTCCCGCTCGGGGCCCTCCCGCTCGACGCCGGACCTCGTGACGCCGCTCCCGCTCCCCCGCGCGCCCCGCCCTCCGCGACGCGGCACGCGCCTCCGCTCGCTGCTCCCCCTCGCGGCCGTCGCGCTGGTCACCGCCGGGGCCACGATCCTGCTCACGCGCTTGCTCGGCGGAGGGCGGCCCTCCGACGACGATACACGCCCCTCCGTGACCGCTCCGAGCACGCTCTCGTCGCGCGCCGACGCCTCCCCCGCGCGCCTTGCGGTCCCGACGCAGAAGCCGCTCGCCCCCAGCCCTCCGCCCCGGCGCGCCGACGCACGCCCGCCGCCGAGCTCCGGCGCGGGCGAGACGCCGACCCAGCTCCTCGTCAACTCCGAGCCGCCGGGCGCCACGGTGCTCCTCAACGGAGTGGTGATCGGCCGCGCCCCCCTCGCCTACCCGGCCCCCGCCGGCGCGTACGAGGTCGAGGTCGTGCGCTCCGGATATCTGCCCTACCGGACCACCATCCCGGCGGGCCGCGGCGATCAGAAGCTGCTCGCCGTCCTCAAGCGACGCGGCTCCACGGCCCCCGCCTCCCACGGCTTCCTCACCGTCAACTCCATCCCCTGGGCCAAGGTATTCGTCGACGGACGTCCCGTCGGCATCACCCCCCTGCGCAGCCTGAAGGTCGGGGCGGGAGGTCATCGGGTCCAGCTCCGCGACGCCCAGGGCAAGCTCCTGCGAACGTTTGTGGCCCAGGTCCCCGCCGGGCATACTAAGGTCTTCAGCTTCGACCAGAGCGACCCATGA